TTCTAATTGCCAACACCTTAAATCTGAGTGTGGCGCAAAGACTGGTGAGAAAGCTTTGTCCTGAATGTAAACAAGAGGAGGTAATCGATCCGAAACAATGGCCCTCTTCAGTTCCTCAACCGGATGATTTGAAAACAGTTATGGCCCCAAGAGGCTGCGAATCCTGTTACTTCACTGGCTACTCGGGCAGACAGGCGATCTATGAAATGATAAAAATGGACAGTGATTTGGCAGAGTCTATTGAAAAAGACAGATCAGAAATTGATGAGCAATTAAAGGAACGAGGCTTTAGTTCTTTGGGAGCACGTTCATTGGACTTATTAAGGAGAGGTGAAACCTCCTTGGAGGAAATCTACTCACTATTAATGCAATAGATTCATGCGAAAGTACCTCTTACTTCTTGTTTTTATAATGAGCTCAAGCTTGGTCTATGCACAATCACTTAGCGACAGTGCGCGCATAGCCAGACTAGCCATTGAATTAGAATTACAAATAACAGATAATCCAGGACTCCAAGAGCCAGTAGATTTATCGGTGAGCCAGGCGCCATTAGCTGAGTTTATTCGTGCTATTGGAACTCAAAATAAGGTTAATATAAGTGTTAGTGAAGATGTCAAGGGCAATGTTTCTAATACTTTTAGCAATGTAGCCGTTAGCGATGTCCTGCTATTTTTAGCCAAACAATATCAGCTCGATCTTCAATTCACGGGGAGTATCATTCATATAAGTCCCTATAAAGCCCCTCCGGCTCCTCCTAAAATTCGTATACCTCCTTCGGTAGCGGTTGACTATGATACAGCCACTGAGCATATTAGTATGGAATTGAGGCAGGATACCTTGGCTAAGGTGGCGAAAAGTATAACTCAGCTATCGGGGAAAAACCTGGTCTATGCGCCTGATTTAGGAATGAAAAGGTTGAGCATTTACCTTGAAAATGTGCCCTTTGACCAGGCTATGGATAAACTGGCATTTGCAAATCAACTACAGATTAGCAAAACAGAAGATGGTTTCTATTTGTTGGAGAATGCCGTTTCTAAGGGTGCCTCCGATGCAGGGATTCAGAGCCCAAAACGATTTCGAGACTTAAAGCGCTCTAGTTCAGGAGCCATTGAAGTGGATTCGAATTTGATCAGCTTGTATTTTAAGGATGAGCCAATTATGTCCCTTTTGGAGTCGGTATTTGGAGCTTTGAATCAACAGTATTTCTTGTATAATCAAATTCCAGGCAATGCAACCTTGAATCTTCAAAAGGTAAGTTTAGATGAATTGCTTAATCGTTTGTTTGAAGGAACGGACTTCACTTATAAACCTCAAAATGATATCTATCTAATCGGGGATCGCGAAATGCAGGGGCTTTTGGAGTCTCGCCAAATTGGATTGCTTAATCGATCGGTGGAGAA
The Croceimicrobium hydrocarbonivorans genome window above contains:
- a CDS encoding secretin and TonB N-terminal domain-containing protein, with the protein product MRKYLLLLVFIMSSSLVYAQSLSDSARIARLAIELELQITDNPGLQEPVDLSVSQAPLAEFIRAIGTQNKVNISVSEDVKGNVSNTFSNVAVSDVLLFLAKQYQLDLQFTGSIIHISPYKAPPAPPKIRIPPSVAVDYDTATEHISMELRQDTLAKVAKSITQLSGKNLVYAPDLGMKRLSIYLENVPFDQAMDKLAFANQLQISKTEDGFYLLENAVSKGASDAGIQSPKRFRDLKRSSSGAIEVDSNLISLYFKDEPIMSLLESVFGALNQQYFLYNQIPGNATLNLQKVSLDELLNRLFEGTDFTYKPQNDIYLIGDREMQGLLESRQIGLLNRSVEKVVDYIPRNLSKDIEVKELEELNSLIVSGAYPQVEQLASFLESIDKPVPVVIIEVIIVDYQRNFNVSTGIEAGVGEQPAASSGGGVYPGIDYSLNSQSLNEIIRSFNGFGTLNLGPVTPNFYMNLKLLETNGLLNVRSTPKLSTLNGHEATLSIGNTEYYVVEQVNIQGVQNPIPTTTRNYQSVEANFTLTVKPMVSSKDQVTLDIEVEQSDFTARISPEAPPGNVSRKFSSMIRVKNNEIVLLGGLEEKSANDTGSGLPLLSRIPVLKWLFSSRTRSDSKSKLNVFIKPVIIY